A genomic stretch from Coregonus clupeaformis isolate EN_2021a chromosome 23, ASM2061545v1, whole genome shotgun sequence includes:
- the fgf9 gene encoding fibroblast growth factor 4A, whose amino-acid sequence MDAHLLFPFLMMLLAVCMDYHYADANEDQGSQLRGLWRLSMKDSKQKTKGVPPPHPIRGMVKQQLLYCRVGIGYHLQVLSNGTVGGVHEPTEHSLLKVFAMKCGVVGIRGVKSGLYLCMSQEGIAHGAVQFSSDCLFKESLEENHYTTFSSLSHPGIYLALSHKGEAKRGTSAGRHQPCTHFLPRRAP is encoded by the exons ATGGATGCTCACCTGCTGTTCCCGTTCCTGATGATGCTACTGGCTGTGTGTATGGATTATCACTATGCAGATGCAAATGAGGACCAGGGCAGTCAACTGCGAGGCCTCTGGAGGTTGTCAATGAAAGACTCAAAGCAGAAAACGAAAG gtgtGCCACCTCCTCATCCAATCAGAGGAATGGTCAAACAACAGCTGCTGTACTGCCGTGTTGGGATTGGATACCATCTCCAGGTCCTGTCCAATGGAACTGTAGGAGGAGTGCATGAACCAACTGAACATA GCTTGCTGAAGGTGTTTGCCATGAAGTGTGGTGTTGTGGGAATCAGAGGCGTCAAGAGTGGCTTGTATCTCTGTATGAGCCAAGAGGGCATCGCACACGGAGCA GTACAGTTctcatctgactgtctgtttaAGGAGAGCCTGGAGGAGAACCACTacaccaccttctcctccctgtctcACCCAGGCATCTACTTGGCCCTGTCCCATAAAGGAGAGGCTAAGAGGGGGACCAGCGCTGGAAGACACCAGCCCTGCACACACTTCCTCCCTCGCAGAGCTCCATAA
- the LOC121536729 gene encoding pyridoxal kinase, which produces MECRVLSVQSHVVRGYVGNKSATFPLQVLGFEVDSINSVQFSNHTGYSHWKGQVLTADELNVLYEGIKLNNVNRYDYVLTGYTRDTSFLETVVDIVQELKRLNPKLVYVCDPVMGDQGTMYVPENILPVYRDKVVAVADILTPNQFEAELLTGRKISTEKDALEVMDLLHQMGPDTVVLTSTDLISPHGDQLLVALGSQKMVRPDGTKSTQKIRLEMPKVDAVFVGTGDLFAAMLLAWTHHHPKDLKAACEKTVSVLHHVIKRTITYANKMAGPGKRPSPAQLELRMVQSKKDIEDPAIVVEATVL; this is translated from the exons ATGGAGTGCCGTGTGTTGTCTGTTCAGAGTCATGTTGTCAGGGGATACGTCGGGAATAAATCGGCAACATTCCCATTGCAG gtGCTGGGGTTTGAAGTGGACTCCATCAACTCGGTGCAATTCTCCAATCACACAg GTTACTCTCATTGGAAAGGGCAAGTGCTGACGGCAGATGAACTGAACGTTCTCTATGAGGGTATCAAACTCAATAACGTCAACCGTTATGACTACGTCCTCACAG GGTACACCAGGGACACATCTTTCCTAGAGACGGTGGTGGACATTGTTCAGGAGCTGAAGAGGTTGAACCCAAAACTGGTATATG tgtgtgatCCAGTGATGGGAGACCAAGGCACTATG TATGTCCCTGAGAATATACTGCCTGTTTACAGAGACAAAGTCGTAGCAGTGGCTGACATCCTCACACCCAACCAGTTTGAGGCAGA GCTGCTGACAGGGAGGAAGATCAGCACAGAAAAAGATGCTCTTGAG GTGATGGACCTGCTCCACCAGATGGGCCCTGATACGGTAGTCCTCACCAGCACAGATCTGATCTCTCCTCATGGGGACCAGTTGCTAGTGGCCCTCGGAAGCCAGAAGATGG TGAGACCAGATGGGACTAAGTCCACCCAGAAGATTCGGCTGGAGATGCCCAAGGTGGATGCAGTGTTTGTGGGAACGGGGGACCTGTTCGCTGCCATGCTGCTGGCCTGGACCCACCACCACCCCAAAGACCTGAAG GCTGCCTGTGAGAAGACTGTCTCTGTCCTGCACCATGTTATCAAGAGGACCATTACCTATGCCAACA AGATGGCCGGCCCCGGTAAGAGACCCAGCCCTGCTCAGTTGGAGCTGAGGATGGTCCAGAGCAAAAAAGACATTGAGGACCCGGCCATCGTAGTGGAGGCCACCGTCTTATAA